The following coding sequences lie in one bacterium genomic window:
- the ovoA gene encoding 5-histidylcysteine sulfoxide synthase has protein sequence MLKPARPSVRLDAAQGQSAEDKRAEILACFRDSWETYERLFTIMASDEAYYRRADPLRHPLVFYLGHTAVFFVNKLLLAGLIPGRVNPRFESIFAIGVDEMSWDDLDERLYDWPPVAEVFAYRNQVRAVIEETIARLPVPMPIGWDDPMWTILMGTEHERIHLETSSVLMRQLPLELVRPRPDWPICPDRGPAPSPGWTEVAGGPVRLGKEHDHVLYGWDNEYGHRDVTVASFRAGSLLVSHAEFRAFMDDGGYTDERWWTGEGWAWRQFRQATHPLFWVRRDDGGWNLRCLAEEIPLPDNWPVEVNQLEAKAFCNWKAARDGRPIRLPTEAEWYRLLDQVGLPDQPDRAAPPGNIELAGWASSTPVDAHLHAGIGDMLGNVWQWTETPISGFPGFAVHPLYDDFSTPTFDNKHNLMKGGSWISTGNEATRHSRYAFRRHFFQHAGFRYVDSEQPVDVRDDIYETDELVAQYCEFHYGETLFGVPNFAVRCAEICRELAGGRTLERALDLGCATGRASFEMARFCTHVTGIDFSARFIRVCHQLQENGAIRYAVPDEGELVSYRECTLEALGLGAVVGRVEFRQGDAHNLKPQHTGYDLVLAANLIARLYDPARFIADIGARVRSGGLLVILSPYTWLEEFTPRDKWLGGRKVDGENLTTLAALRTQLAGTFDAVGEPRDVPFVIRETRRKHQHTVSQLTAWRRR, from the coding sequence ATGCTGAAGCCGGCCAGACCGTCCGTCCGCCTCGACGCTGCCCAGGGACAGTCCGCCGAGGACAAGCGCGCCGAGATCCTCGCCTGCTTTCGCGACAGCTGGGAAACCTACGAACGCCTGTTCACGATCATGGCGAGCGACGAGGCGTACTACCGGCGTGCCGACCCGCTGCGCCATCCGCTCGTCTTCTACCTCGGGCACACCGCCGTGTTCTTCGTGAACAAGCTGCTGCTGGCCGGCCTCATTCCCGGGCGGGTGAACCCGCGCTTCGAGTCGATCTTCGCCATCGGTGTCGACGAGATGAGCTGGGATGACCTCGACGAACGCCTGTACGACTGGCCGCCGGTGGCCGAAGTGTTCGCCTACCGCAACCAGGTGCGCGCCGTGATCGAGGAGACGATCGCCCGGCTCCCCGTACCGATGCCCATCGGCTGGGACGACCCGATGTGGACGATCCTGATGGGCACCGAGCACGAGCGCATCCACCTCGAGACCAGTTCGGTGCTCATGCGCCAGTTGCCCCTTGAACTGGTACGACCCCGGCCGGATTGGCCCATTTGCCCGGACCGCGGGCCGGCTCCCTCTCCCGGCTGGACCGAGGTGGCCGGTGGTCCGGTTCGCCTGGGCAAGGAGCACGACCATGTGCTCTACGGCTGGGACAACGAATACGGCCACCGTGACGTGACCGTCGCCTCGTTCCGGGCCGGGTCGCTCCTGGTGAGCCATGCCGAGTTCCGCGCCTTCATGGACGACGGCGGCTACACCGACGAACGCTGGTGGACGGGCGAAGGCTGGGCCTGGCGCCAGTTCCGCCAGGCGACCCACCCCCTGTTCTGGGTGCGACGTGATGACGGCGGCTGGAACCTGCGCTGCCTGGCCGAGGAGATTCCGCTGCCGGACAACTGGCCGGTCGAAGTGAACCAGCTCGAGGCGAAGGCATTCTGCAACTGGAAGGCGGCCCGGGACGGCCGCCCCATCCGCCTGCCCACCGAAGCGGAGTGGTACCGCCTGCTGGATCAGGTGGGCCTGCCCGACCAGCCCGACCGCGCGGCGCCTCCCGGCAACATCGAGCTGGCAGGCTGGGCGTCGTCGACTCCGGTGGACGCCCACCTGCACGCCGGCATCGGCGACATGCTGGGCAACGTCTGGCAGTGGACGGAGACGCCGATCAGCGGATTTCCCGGCTTCGCGGTGCACCCGCTCTATGACGACTTCTCGACGCCGACGTTCGACAACAAGCACAACCTGATGAAGGGCGGCAGCTGGATCTCGACCGGCAACGAGGCCACACGCCACAGCCGCTACGCTTTCCGGCGACATTTCTTCCAGCATGCCGGTTTCCGCTACGTCGATTCCGAGCAGCCGGTCGATGTACGTGACGACATCTACGAGACCGATGAACTGGTGGCCCAGTACTGTGAATTCCACTACGGCGAGACACTGTTCGGCGTGCCCAATTTCGCGGTGCGCTGCGCCGAGATCTGCCGTGAACTGGCAGGCGGCCGTACGCTGGAGCGCGCCCTGGACCTCGGCTGCGCGACGGGGCGGGCCAGCTTCGAGATGGCGCGATTCTGCACGCACGTGACGGGCATCGATTTCTCCGCGCGGTTCATCCGGGTTTGTCACCAGCTCCAGGAGAACGGGGCGATCCGCTATGCGGTGCCCGACGAGGGCGAACTGGTGTCGTACCGCGAGTGCACGCTCGAGGCGCTTGGACTGGGTGCGGTGGTCGGCCGGGTCGAGTTCCGCCAGGGCGACGCGCACAACCTCAAGCCGCAGCACACCGGCTACGACCTGGTGCTGGCGGCGAACCTGATCGCCCGCCTGTACGACCCGGCGCGATTCATCGCCGATATCGGCGCGCGCGTGCGGAGCGGCGGGCTGCTGGTGATCCTTTCGCCCTACACCTGGCTCGAGGAGTTCACGCCGCGCGACAAGTGGCTCGGCGGCAGGAAGGTCGACGGGGAAAACCTGACGACGCTGGCGGCGCTGCGCACCCAGCTGGCCGGCACGTTCGACGCGGTCGGCGAGCCGCGCGACGTGCCTTTCGTGATCCGCGAGACCAGGCGCAAGCACCAGCACACGGTGAGCCAGTTGACGGCCTGGCGCCGCCGCTGA
- a CDS encoding tetratricopeptide repeat protein, whose protein sequence is MALSKLPGDPRCRSLLAICLATERGKLVTAEKLARGVLAQDPDDAVAHYALGRVLLEGKQRRQAFREFAKARALATGDKALRASVARQDPRRSPVFPALPRDHGLNIFFGRLFRRFGQGN, encoded by the coding sequence ATGGCCCTGTCCAAGCTCCCCGGCGACCCGCGCTGCCGATCCCTGCTGGCGATCTGCCTGGCCACCGAGCGCGGCAAGCTGGTCACCGCAGAGAAGCTGGCGCGCGGCGTGCTGGCCCAGGATCCGGATGACGCGGTGGCGCACTATGCACTGGGCCGCGTCCTGCTCGAAGGCAAGCAGCGCCGTCAGGCGTTCCGCGAGTTCGCGAAGGCCCGCGCTCTGGCGACCGGCGACAAGGCGCTTCGCGCCTCGGTGGCGCGCCAGGATCCGCGCCGCTCGCCGGTGTTCCCGGCGCTGCCACGCGACCACGGGCTGAACATCTTCTTCGGCCGCCTCTTCCGCCGCTTCGGCCAGGGCAACTGA
- a CDS encoding crotonase/enoyl-CoA hydratase family protein translates to MLDFDPQPTSPGETIVKQPYGLPRVWGPYDQLVVRFDPEQHALWYSLRPRGRPCFNLDLLDELRRFQHRVEQVNLGPGTDGESLPIRYMILASTVPGVFNLGGDLQLFAGMIRNQDREGLFRYAKACIDVLYPNCISFELPMTTITLVQGDALGGGFEAAISSHVVIAEKSAEFGLPEVLFNLIPGMGAYSFLIRRLSPDVAERIIMSGELMTARRMQELGLVDIVVEDGHGQHAVEHFIRRHQKRGNAHNAMNRLKQVINPVTYEELITITKIWVDTALRLHERDLRMIEHLVAAQNRRLQQQKQQMEQDPPAALEGRA, encoded by the coding sequence ATGCTAGACTTTGATCCTCAACCCACCTCGCCCGGGGAGACGATCGTGAAGCAACCGTACGGACTGCCGCGGGTCTGGGGCCCCTACGACCAACTGGTGGTCCGGTTCGACCCGGAGCAGCATGCCCTGTGGTACAGCCTGCGACCGCGCGGGCGGCCCTGCTTCAACCTCGATCTCCTGGACGAGCTGCGCCGTTTCCAGCATCGCGTCGAGCAGGTCAACCTGGGACCGGGAACCGACGGCGAGTCGCTGCCCATCCGCTACATGATCCTGGCCAGCACCGTACCCGGGGTGTTCAACCTGGGGGGCGACCTGCAGCTGTTTGCCGGGATGATCCGCAACCAGGATCGCGAAGGACTGTTCCGCTACGCCAAGGCGTGCATCGACGTCCTCTACCCCAACTGCATCAGCTTCGAGCTGCCGATGACGACGATCACGCTGGTCCAGGGCGACGCCCTCGGCGGCGGATTCGAGGCCGCGATATCGAGCCATGTCGTCATCGCCGAGAAGAGCGCTGAGTTCGGCCTGCCCGAGGTGCTGTTCAACCTGATCCCCGGCATGGGCGCCTACAGCTTCCTCATCCGGCGCCTGAGCCCGGACGTTGCCGAACGCATCATCATGAGCGGCGAGTTGATGACTGCGCGCCGCATGCAGGAACTCGGACTGGTCGACATCGTGGTCGAGGACGGGCACGGCCAGCATGCCGTCGAACACTTCATCCGCCGTCACCAGAAACGCGGCAACGCCCACAACGCGATGAATCGCCTGAAGCAGGTCATCAACCCGGTGACTTACGAGGAGCTCATCACGATCACGAAGATCTGGGTGGATACGGCGCTGCGGCTCCACGAGCGCGACCTCCGGATGATCGAGCATCTCGTGGCGGCCCAGAACCGGCGCCTGCAGCAGCAGAAGCAGCAGATGGAACAGGATCCGCCGGCGGCCCTGGAGGGCCGGGCCTGA
- a CDS encoding response regulator gives MISPLDPQDIAIDEEAAQSRARVAICLISFLVFSGIGLKQGLDHSVTLIQGLATIINYLVFSTLWYAMVRRHPGQWPRRRYVTLLADLGIMTFFMHLGGAKVASFYPIILWVIIGNGIRFGERFLKVGIVAGSLGFGSLLMWDEYWSTHLNVGVGLFIGIIVLPVFFLGVLRRLRQVSELKIELAQSRLADKAKDQFLATMSHEIRTPMNGVLGMAETLSATNLDTQQREYLHIITRSVESLLNIINDILDYSKITSSSLALESVPVDLEQVLGDIHSLLRTSAENQGIELEFEVEPAAHGWFLGDPTRIRQIVLNLVGNAIKFTQRGGVRVTCRAGEFADGCNLELKIRDSGIGIPADRLGAIFRQFEQADNSTTRRYGGTGLGLAISRKLARMMGGDIAVKSTEGKGSTFTVLLRLERTEKPVAVPVPEPAVLPDFGLRALVAEDNKFNQVVVRNLAKRIGISVDIAENGAEAVRMVGEGAYDLVLMDIRMPVMNGYEAAARIRARGDEIASIPILAVTAEATKADIQQCLDAGMDQHLSKPLRIADVAAAVQRLGLRARQLA, from the coding sequence ATGATCTCCCCGCTGGATCCGCAGGACATCGCCATCGACGAGGAGGCAGCGCAGAGCCGCGCCCGCGTGGCGATCTGCCTGATCTCGTTCCTCGTCTTCAGCGGCATCGGCCTCAAGCAGGGTCTCGATCACAGCGTCACCCTGATCCAGGGCCTGGCGACGATCATCAACTACCTCGTGTTCTCGACGCTCTGGTACGCCATGGTACGCCGGCACCCGGGACAGTGGCCGCGCCGCCGCTACGTGACGCTGCTGGCCGACCTCGGCATCATGACGTTCTTCATGCACCTGGGCGGGGCGAAGGTGGCCTCGTTCTATCCCATCATCCTGTGGGTGATCATCGGCAACGGCATCCGCTTCGGGGAACGCTTCCTGAAGGTCGGCATCGTCGCCGGCAGCCTGGGCTTCGGTTCGCTGCTGATGTGGGACGAATACTGGAGCACGCACCTGAACGTCGGCGTGGGGCTGTTCATCGGCATCATCGTCCTGCCGGTCTTCTTCCTGGGCGTGTTGCGGCGGTTGCGCCAGGTGTCCGAGCTGAAGATCGAACTCGCGCAGTCGCGGCTGGCCGACAAGGCCAAGGACCAGTTCCTGGCCACGATGAGCCATGAGATCCGCACCCCGATGAACGGCGTGCTCGGCATGGCCGAGACGCTCAGCGCGACGAACCTCGACACCCAGCAACGAGAGTACCTGCACATCATCACGCGATCCGTCGAGTCGCTGCTGAACATCATCAACGACATCCTCGACTACTCGAAGATCACCTCCAGCAGCCTGGCACTGGAATCGGTGCCGGTCGACCTGGAGCAGGTCCTCGGCGACATCCACTCCCTGCTGCGGACTTCGGCCGAGAACCAGGGCATCGAGCTGGAGTTCGAGGTCGAGCCGGCCGCGCACGGCTGGTTCCTGGGCGATCCCACGCGCATCCGCCAGATCGTGCTGAACCTGGTGGGCAATGCGATCAAGTTCACGCAGCGCGGCGGCGTCCGTGTCACCTGCCGCGCCGGCGAGTTCGCCGACGGCTGCAACCTGGAACTGAAGATCCGCGACAGCGGCATCGGCATTCCCGCCGACCGCCTGGGCGCCATCTTCCGCCAGTTCGAGCAGGCAGATAATTCAACGACGCGGCGCTACGGCGGCACCGGGCTCGGCCTGGCGATCAGCCGCAAGCTGGCGCGCATGATGGGCGGCGACATCGCCGTCAAGTCGACCGAAGGCAAGGGCTCGACGTTCACGGTCCTGCTCCGGCTCGAGCGCACCGAGAAGCCCGTCGCCGTGCCGGTGCCCGAGCCGGCCGTGCTGCCGGACTTCGGCCTGCGCGCCCTGGTCGCCGAGGACAACAAGTTCAACCAGGTCGTGGTGCGGAACCTGGCCAAGCGCATCGGGATCAGCGTGGACATCGCCGAGAACGGTGCCGAGGCGGTGCGGATGGTGGGCGAGGGCGCATACGACCTGGTCCTGATGGACATCCGCATGCCGGTCATGAACGGCTACGAGGCCGCGGCGCGGATCCGCGCGCGCGGTGACGAGATCGCCAGCATCCCGATCCTTGCGGTGACGGCGGAGGCCACGAAAGCGGATATCCAGCAGTGCCTGGACGCCGGGATGGACCAGCACCTCTCGAAGCCGCTCCGCATCGCCGACGTCGCGGCTGCTGTCCAGCGGCTCGGCCTGCGCGCTCGCCAGCTCGCCTAG
- a CDS encoding UTP--glucose-1-phosphate uridylyltransferase, with protein sequence MRREGLPEIAIRTFAQYYAQLAAGQTGLLPEADLEPATGIPDAEALPASLAAAGRRALPHTVMLKLNGGLGTGMGLERAKSLLTVKDGLTFLEIIAHQARTADVPLLLMNSFSTRADSLALLAGQSLPDRGLPADFLQHKVPKVRADDLRPADWPADPDLAWCPPGHGDLYTALVTSGVLERLLAGGFRWAFVSNADNLGATIDPVILGHVVASGAPLVMEVADRTAADRKGGHLARRRDGRLILREVAQCPPADEEAFQDIARHRYFNTNTLWLDLPALDAVLRRDGGIMRLPMIRNRKTLDPRDPASPAVYQLETAMGAAIETFAGAGALRVPRARFAPIKHTSDLLNVRSDNFLLTEDHRVVPNPQRELPPAVIDLDPAYYRFVDDLERRFPGGPPSLLACSRLVVRGDVRFGRGVAASGDVVVEAAPGTIRVIPDGARL encoded by the coding sequence ATGCGCCGCGAGGGACTGCCCGAGATCGCGATCCGCACGTTCGCACAGTACTACGCGCAACTGGCCGCCGGCCAGACCGGGCTGCTGCCCGAAGCCGACCTCGAGCCGGCCACCGGCATTCCTGACGCCGAGGCGCTGCCGGCTTCGCTGGCCGCTGCCGGTCGCCGGGCCCTGCCGCACACGGTGATGCTGAAGCTGAACGGCGGCCTCGGCACGGGCATGGGGCTGGAGCGGGCCAAGTCGCTGCTGACGGTGAAGGACGGGCTGACGTTCCTGGAGATCATTGCGCACCAGGCGCGCACGGCGGACGTGCCGCTCCTGCTCATGAACAGCTTCAGCACGCGCGCCGATTCGCTGGCGCTCCTGGCCGGGCAATCGCTGCCCGACCGCGGCCTGCCTGCCGATTTCCTGCAGCACAAGGTGCCCAAGGTGCGCGCCGACGACCTGCGGCCCGCCGACTGGCCCGCCGATCCGGACCTGGCCTGGTGTCCTCCCGGGCACGGCGACCTCTACACCGCGCTGGTTACGAGCGGCGTGCTTGAACGCCTCCTGGCCGGTGGATTCCGCTGGGCTTTCGTCTCCAATGCCGACAACCTCGGGGCGACCATCGACCCGGTTATCCTCGGCCATGTCGTCGCATCGGGCGCGCCGCTGGTGATGGAGGTGGCCGATCGCACGGCGGCCGACCGCAAGGGCGGGCACCTGGCCCGTCGGCGCGACGGGCGGCTGATCCTGCGCGAGGTGGCGCAGTGCCCGCCGGCCGACGAAGAGGCCTTCCAGGACATCGCTCGCCACCGCTACTTCAATACCAACACGCTTTGGCTGGACCTGCCGGCGCTGGATGCGGTGCTGCGCCGCGACGGCGGAATCATGCGCCTGCCGATGATCCGCAACCGCAAGACCCTCGACCCACGCGATCCCGCCTCGCCCGCGGTCTACCAGCTGGAAACGGCGATGGGCGCGGCCATCGAGACGTTCGCAGGCGCCGGTGCCCTGCGTGTGCCCCGGGCGCGATTCGCGCCCATCAAGCACACCAGCGACCTGCTCAACGTGCGCTCGGACAACTTCCTGCTCACGGAAGACCACCGGGTGGTGCCCAATCCGCAGCGGGAGCTGCCGCCCGCCGTGATCGACCTCGATCCGGCCTACTACCGCTTTGTCGACGACCTTGAACGGCGATTCCCGGGCGGCCCGCCCTCGCTGCTTGCCTGCAGCCGCCTGGTGGTCCGCGGCGATGTCCGCTTCGGGCGCGGCGTTGCGGCAAGCGGTGACGTCGTTGTCGAGGCTGCCCCGGGCACGATCCGCGTCATTCCCGATGGGGCCAGATTATGA
- a CDS encoding methyltransferase: MGWQSLEGRELTIGRWPAIAADSLQAWDAADEYFLRRLREHAVAPGVRVLLVDDHWGALGVALAGLHPVAWGDSQLGRLALAANLRANGLAADAVPFVPATELPAGPFDLALVRIAKDLDAFSDTLRRLREVLAPGAEVVAGGMIKHTPTRAWRLLESLIGPAPTTPGWKKARLGPARFTAPPPGPVPESAGYDLAADGLALCGAPGVFGGGRLDGGAALLLRHLPAVETPLAAVDLGCGDGVLALALARRCPCAQVLGVDASHRAVACAMANLARNAGVFGDASRVAFNVGDGLADAQPATLDLVVCNPPFHDGHAVADVAAARLFTQARAALRPGGRLLVVGNRHLGHHVKIDRIFGSHELVDGDARFVVLAATRGDGPA, encoded by the coding sequence ATGGGCTGGCAGTCACTCGAAGGGCGGGAACTGACGATCGGTCGCTGGCCGGCCATTGCCGCCGACAGCCTGCAGGCCTGGGACGCCGCCGACGAGTATTTCCTGCGGCGGTTGCGCGAGCACGCGGTGGCGCCCGGAGTGCGTGTGCTCCTGGTCGATGACCACTGGGGCGCCCTCGGTGTGGCTCTGGCAGGGTTGCACCCCGTGGCCTGGGGAGACTCGCAACTGGGGCGCCTGGCCCTCGCGGCCAACCTCCGTGCGAACGGCCTGGCGGCCGATGCGGTGCCCTTCGTGCCGGCGACGGAGCTGCCGGCCGGGCCCTTCGACCTCGCCCTGGTGCGCATTGCCAAGGACCTCGACGCCTTCAGCGACACGCTGCGACGGTTGCGGGAAGTGCTGGCGCCGGGCGCCGAAGTCGTGGCCGGCGGCATGATCAAGCACACGCCGACCCGCGCCTGGCGGCTGCTCGAGTCCCTGATCGGGCCCGCGCCGACTACACCCGGCTGGAAGAAGGCGCGACTGGGCCCGGCACGATTCACGGCGCCGCCCCCCGGACCGGTCCCTGAATCGGCGGGGTACGATCTGGCCGCGGACGGGCTCGCCCTGTGCGGTGCACCGGGCGTCTTCGGGGGCGGTCGCCTCGACGGCGGCGCCGCCCTGCTGCTGCGGCACCTTCCGGCGGTGGAGACGCCGCTCGCGGCCGTCGACCTCGGCTGTGGGGACGGTGTCCTGGCGCTGGCCCTGGCGCGCCGTTGCCCGTGTGCGCAGGTTCTGGGCGTCGACGCATCGCATCGCGCCGTGGCCTGCGCGATGGCCAACCTCGCGCGCAACGCCGGCGTTTTCGGTGATGCGTCACGGGTGGCATTCAACGTCGGGGACGGACTGGCCGATGCGCAACCGGCCACGCTGGACCTGGTGGTGTGCAACCCGCCGTTCCACGACGGCCACGCGGTGGCCGATGTCGCCGCCGCCCGGTTGTTCACGCAGGCGCGGGCGGCGCTGCGCCCGGGCGGCCGCCTGCTGGTCGTCGGCAATCGCCACCTTGGGCACCACGTCAAGATCGACCGCATCTTCGGCAGCCATGAACTGGTGGACGGCGATGCGAGGTTCGTCGTCCTGGCCGCCACCCGTGGTGACGGCCCCGCTTAG
- a CDS encoding YceI family protein, which yields MNKQMRRLFPMLILGLLTMAMPALGAEYEIDTAHSAIAFKIKHLTISSVKGTFDDFSGTFTFDPASPASAAVEAVIQTASISTGNEKRDEHLRAPDFFDAAQFPTITFKSTGLTMSSPTEGMLKGNLTMHGVTKEVALALTFNGTIKDPWGNDKAGFSASGKVDRTEFGLSYGKVMEGGGLMIGNDVEFNIEIEATAKK from the coding sequence ATGAATAAGCAGATGCGGCGACTGTTCCCGATGCTGATCCTCGGCCTGTTGACCATGGCGATGCCCGCCCTCGGCGCGGAATACGAGATCGACACCGCGCACAGCGCCATCGCCTTCAAGATCAAGCACCTGACGATCAGCAGCGTCAAGGGCACCTTCGACGACTTCAGCGGCACCTTCACGTTCGACCCGGCAAGCCCCGCCTCGGCAGCGGTCGAGGCCGTCATCCAGACGGCGTCCATCAGCACCGGCAACGAGAAGCGCGACGAGCACCTGCGCGCGCCCGACTTCTTCGATGCCGCGCAGTTCCCGACCATCACCTTCAAGTCGACCGGCCTGACGATGTCGAGCCCGACCGAAGGCATGCTCAAAGGCAACCTGACGATGCACGGCGTGACGAAGGAAGTGGCGCTGGCCCTGACCTTCAACGGGACGATCAAGGATCCCTGGGGCAACGACAAAGCCGGCTTCTCGGCGTCCGGCAAGGTCGATCGCACCGAGTTCGGCCTGTCGTACGGGAAGGTCATGGAAGGCGGCGGGTTGATGATCGGCAACGATGTCGAGTTCAACATCGAGATCGAGGCGACGGCGAAGAAGTAG
- a CDS encoding MarR family transcriptional regulator: MTLRQELRMKRKFSFPEEELNLNLQRTVGLLGKPVYGFLKAHGLSLAQYNILRILRGQPERRLPCRQIGLRMVTREPDVTRLLDRLEKDGLVERVRSGTDRRVVMISITAAGLRLLTALDEPMRQIHRDSLGHLTRAEIRELNRLLVKARQPFLEGEDHE; the protein is encoded by the coding sequence ATGACACTGCGGCAGGAACTCCGGATGAAGCGGAAGTTCAGTTTCCCGGAAGAGGAACTGAACCTGAACCTGCAGCGTACCGTGGGGCTGCTGGGCAAGCCGGTGTACGGCTTCCTCAAGGCCCACGGCCTCAGCCTGGCCCAATACAACATCCTTCGCATCCTGCGCGGACAGCCCGAGCGGCGGTTGCCCTGCCGCCAGATCGGACTGCGCATGGTGACGCGGGAGCCCGACGTCACCCGCCTGCTCGATCGTCTGGAAAAGGACGGGCTGGTGGAGAGGGTGCGTTCGGGCACGGACCGCCGGGTGGTCATGATCTCGATCACGGCGGCAGGGCTCAGGTTGCTGACGGCGCTCGACGAGCCCATGCGGCAGATCCACCGGGACTCACTCGGGCACCTGACCCGGGCCGAGATACGAGAATTGAACCGGCTCCTGGTCAAGGCCAGGCAGCCTTTCCTCGAAGGAGAGGACCATGAATAA